From the genome of Osmerus eperlanus unplaced genomic scaffold, fOsmEpe2.1 SCAFFOLD_145, whole genome shotgun sequence, one region includes:
- the LOC134016457 gene encoding persephin — protein sequence MRFPLKLVVLLFCVQRGDGRGLRSLLEQRSDAGSPEEESRSGETREDDNPEPQRRGSVAGEPWSLLPLASIQTPGLLSRPRRGASTHCGLRTLLLQVRDLGLGYDSDETVLFKYCSGSCPHARSNHDLTLTSLLLQGALPPPPMGELWHSTPCCRPTHHEDLAFLDNRHRWHKVEKLLAADCSCVG from the exons ATGAGGTTCCCGCTGAAGCTGGTGGTGTTGCTGTTCTGCGTGCAGAGGGGGGACGGACGCGGACTGAGGTCGCTCCTTG AGCAGAGAAGTGACGCAGGTTCtccagaagaggagagcagaagtggagagaccagggaggacgACAACCCCGAGCCCCAGCGGAGAGGCTCCGTCGCTGGGGAGCCGTggtcccttctccccctcgccTCCATCCAGAcccccggcctcctctcccGCCCCCGGCGCGGTGCCTCCACACACTGCGGCCTGcgcactctcctcctccaggtccgaGACCTCGGCCTGGGCTACGACTCGGACGAGACCGTCCTCTTCAAGTACTGCAGCGGCTCGTGTCCCCACGCGCGCTCCAACCACGACCTGACCCTCACcagcctgctcctccagggGGCACTGCCGCCCCCTCCCATGGGGGAGCTGTGGCACAGCACCCCCTGCTGCCGGCCGACCCACCACGAAGACTTGGCCTTTCTGGACAATCGCCACCGCTGGCACAAGGTGGAGAAGCTGCTGGCTGCAGACTGCAGCTGcgtgggctag
- the yju2b gene encoding probable splicing factor YJU2B: protein MGERKGVNKYYPPDFDPAKHGSLNGYHNTHPLRERAKKLSQGILVIRFEMPYNIWCDGCGNHIGMGVRYNAEKKKMGNYYTTPIYRFRMKCHLCVNYIEMQTDPATCDYLIISGARRKEERWDMADNEQILTTERTDKEKLETDPMFKLDHGGKDKEKLRAALPSLSQIQEHQEGWRDDFQLNSTLRRKFRTEKRVMADEEEKDNAVRKRMNLSIPLVPEKEEDKKLAALLTYTAPDSYDDRQHIKRKEISTRSWFGSPSLPQGGAAGSLLHKLGLQGKGAAVAKALGPSPATSSSLIRRRTEGAWSRPRATVTRRKSDPGTQGRESGADRGKDLGVAHRTDASDSDDASRTRGLEIAEVNGRARPAGREETTEEEDGAVSLKGEDCGTVEEQGSSLARLKSLVADYSDSESDPGQ from the exons ATG GGTGAGAGGAAAGGAGTGAACAAGTACTACCCTCCCGACTTTGACCCTGCTAAG CATGGCTCCCTCAACGGCTACCACAATACCCACCCTCTCAGGGAGAGAGCCAAGAAACTGTCCCAGGGGATCCTTGTCATCCG GTTTGAAATGCCCTATAACATCTGGTGTGATGGCTGTGGGAATCACATCGGCATGG GGGTGCGCTACAatgcagagaagaagaaaatgggGAACTACTATACCACGCCcatctacag gttcaGGATGaagtgtcatctgtgtgtgaacTACattgagatgcagacagaccCGGCCACCTGTGACTACCTGATCATCAGCGGGGCCCGGCGGAAGGAGGAGCGCTGGGACATGGCTGACAACGAGCAGATCCTCACCACAG aGCGCACAGACAAGGAGAAGCTGGAGACAGACCCCATGTTCAAGCTGGATCACGGAGGCAAGGACAAGGAGAAGCTGCGGGccgccctgccctccctctctcagatcCAGGAGCACcaagagggctggagggacgaCTTCCAGCTCAACAGCACCCTCCGCAGGAAGTTCAGG acgGAGAAGAGAGTGATGGCcgacgaggaggagaaggacaacgccgtgaggaagaggatgaatctgtccatccctctggttcctgagaaggaggaggacaagaagcTGGCTGCGCTGCTGACCTACACAGCCCCTGAct cCTACGACGACAGGCAGCACATCAAACGGAAGGAGATCTCCACGCGCTCCTGGTTcggctccccctccctgccccagggGGGCGCCGCAGGCAGCCTGCTCCACAAGCTGGGGCTGCAGGGCAAAGGAGCGGCCGTGGCCAAGGCCTTGGGCCCCTCGCCCGCCACGTCCTCCAGCCTGATCCGCAGGCGCACCGAGGGGGCCTGGTCGCGGCCCCGCGCCACCGTCACGCGGAGGAAGTCAGACCCGGGAACCCAAGGCAGGGAGAGCGGGGCGGACCGGGGGAAGGATTTGGGCGTCGCGCACAGGACGGACGCGTCGGATTCGGACGATGCGTCACGTACGAGGGGACTAGAGATTGCGGAGGTAAACGGGAGAGCGAGGCCGGCGGGGAGAGAGgaaaccacagaggaagaggatggagctGTGTCGTTGAAAGGAGAGGATTGTGGGactgtggaggagcagggcagtAGTCTGGCACGTCTGAAGTCTCTGGTGGCTGATTACAGCGACTCTGAGTCGGACCCCGGACAGTGA
- the c3b.1 gene encoding LOW QUALITY PROTEIN: complement C3b.1 (The sequence of the model RefSeq protein was modified relative to this genomic sequence to represent the inferred CDS: inserted 4 bases in 4 codons; deleted 3 bases in 3 codons) has protein sequence MFVNLLFITFEDYFKSQIAKSIDPKKHTSDAPRFLVLAPNLLRVDRKESVYLEAQGVSDTVRVTISVMGFPLKAQMLLQDTVELGPNNGFNTLKTLQLSSLLLNREATKNKFVYLHVKFGDYYRHEEVVMLTFQKGYIFIQTDKPVYNPGDTVMFRYFLSTPAFQSVEDDLTVELENADGVTVHQKSVRAANGVYSDNFKLLDGVNEGKWKVIAKFDTSAENMFRAEFEVKKYVLPAFNVTLTPKKPFFSVDDTELEVEITASYLYGKSVKGTAYVVFGVEMDNLKKRLPTVKQITELDPGTVTLTMAEIQAAYPDIKLLVGCSIYIKASVMTESGEYQHLTVGPAPGSLHVNYEPKNPLKFQIRGDPGASVSLVAVDNAVYLLNKQRLNQKKLWDVVEQRDLGCTRGGGQTSTGVFTDAGLLFFSNTGDNTPARQALQCPGRSRRRRSAELLKVRAELENLYKEHLQRRCCLDGMVSVPMPYSCTRRSLYITEDWDDCVLPFRRCCARYWGQEFDDRRPHTTAPPPTTAPAPAEDELMYFKPPRGDPGMSGYPEWSARPEMSLTTEMSGRHYAPIMPQVPEVEDLDILDVSDVSLRDQFFESWMWTDLKLPTTPDHNGFASLSVNKVLPDSITEWGIQAISSSPLTGFCVADPYKVKVSRSFFVDLRLPHSVARNEHVEIKAVVYNYGKADMEVRVVLAKTEKICSLAYHDQHAQDVVVSAGSSVAVPFTLVPLEAGNLVLEVAVLNKHFPTGDRVQKKLRVVVEGVERTKIQSFILDPAAKGDSDRKQVVTVDKVDLQSLVPNSKPETRINIIGSLLADAIENSLTSDSLASLIRMPGGCVEQNLAGITLPLIVNLYLDRSDDWXQVGVQRKKEAIDYITRGYERQLMYRKQDDSYPPYRNEGTSTWITAYVVKVFSMTSRIREVGVDKQHVCGPVLYLLNNKQLHNGAFREDNPVYDTYMTGGLRGAEAQTTLASFIFIALSEATAANMKCGSLEAGMSKTASYLRSMLPVGGRPYTVAITSYALSLVDPPSSYMEHLLRAAAPGRSHWPDSDSHLFTLEATGYALLALVRGSQQDAHXPFRWLNEQRGGGRGYGSTQPTMVVLQALSQYLTIAPPLEDPTMLVNIKVAGRSDLKYKFTSENKYLSRSSKVPLDQGFSVEATGQGQGVLEVVTYYNELPEVTENAACEHFHLDVTLAESSENPPADALKTYTITINTRERMDISLPSGFTPENADLDRLTNSVDRYINNFEVVDNLRDRAXLIIHLFKLSNSETETISFRIHQNFKVSHLQPSPVYIYQYYNPEHNCTRFYNLKENLEQLARVCTDDFCRCTQGDCCVSKSDVQTIPEGEREAQACLGLQHILKVKVVDITLSQYDXYEVEVLKIMKLGVEQALQVGQRRVFLSHSGCRGGLNMQEGEYLIMGPMTDVWYKDGATKSFVYMLGKNTWVERWPTPAECSSDRSLQPRCSQLSQAFRDIMVEGCSM, from the exons ATGTTTGTTAATCTCCT ATTTATAACCTTTGAAGACTACTTCAAATCCCAGAT CGCCAAGAGCATAGATCCGAAGAAACATACCAGTGATGCTCCAAG gttcCTGGTCCTGGCTCCTAACTTGCTGAGggtagacaggaaggagagcgtGTACCTGGAGGCGCAGGGTGTGAGCGACACGGTGAGGGTCACTATCAGCGTGATGGGCTTCCCTCTGAAGGCTCAGATGCTGCTGCAGGACACGGTGGAGCTGGGCCCAAACAACGGCTTCAACACGCTCAAGACCTTACAG ctctcctcactgctcctGAACAGAGAGGCCACCAAGAACAAGTTTGTATATCTGCACGTCAAATTCGGAGATTATTACAGGCACGAGGAGGTCGTCATGTTAACCTTCCAGAAGGGCTACATCTtcatacaaacagacaaaccGGTCTACAACCCTGGGGACACTG tGATGTTCAGATATTTCCTGTCGACTCCGGCCTTTCAGTCTGTTGAAGATGACCTCACAGTCGAACTTGAG aACGCGGATGGGGTGACTGTCCATCAGAAGTCAGTCAGAGCCGCCAACGGTGTCTACTCCGACAATTTCAAGCTGCTTGACGGCGTAAA TGAGGGGAAATGGAAGGTGATCGCAAAGTTTGACACCTCGGCGGAGAACATGTTCAGAGCTGAGTTTGAAGTGAAGAAGTATG TCCTGCCAGCGTTCAATGTGACCCTGACACCCAAGAAGCCCTTTTTCAGCGTGGACGACACCGAACTGGAGGTGGAAATCACAGCCAG CTACCTGTATGGAAAGAGCGTGAAAGGGACAGCCTATGTGGTGTTTGGGGTGGAGATGGACAACCTGAAGAAGAGGTTACCGACAGTTAAGCAGATCACTGAG TTGGATCCAGGGACAGTGACTCTAACCATGGCAGAGATCCAGGCTGCCTACCCAGACATCAAGCTCCTGGTGGGCTGTTCCATCTACATCAAGGCCTCAGTAATGACTGAGTCTGGTGAGTACCAACAC ctgaCTGTGGGTCCTGCTCCAGGAAGCCTGCATGTCAACTACGAGCCAAAGAACCCGTTGAAGTTCCAGATCAGAGGTGACCCTGGAGCGAGCGTCAGCCTGGTCGCCGTGGACAACGCGGTGTACCTGCTCAACAAACAAAGGCTCAACCAGAAGAAG CTGTGGGACGTGGTGGAGCAGAGGGACCTGGGCTGCACCCGGGGAGGGGGCCAGACCAGCACGGGGGTGTTCACAGACGCaggcctcctcttcttctccaacACTGGGGACAACACCCCTGCCAGAcaag CCCTGCAGTGTCCAGGCCGGTCCAGGAGGAGGCGCTCTGCTGAGCTGCTGAAGGTCAGAGCTGAACTAG AAAACCTCTACAAGGAGCATCTGCAGCGGCGCTGCTGCTTGGACGGCATGGTGTCGGTGCCCATGCCCTACTCCTGCACCCGGCGCTCCCTCTACATCACCGAGGACTGGGACGACTGCGTCCTGCCCTTTCGCCGCTGCTGCGCCCGCTACTGGGGGCAGGAGTTCGACGACCGGCGTCCGCACACCaccgcccccccgcccaccaccgcccccgcccccgccgAAGACGAATTAATGTACTTTAAGCCCCCCCGTGGGGACCCAGGGATGAGTGGATACCCAGAGTGGAGTGCACGCCCAGAGATGAGTTTAACGACAGAGATGAGTGGACGCCACTACGCACCCATCATGCCTCAGGTGCCTGAGGTCGAGGACCTGGATATCCTGGACGTGTCTGACGTGAGCCTCCGGGACCAGTTCTTTGAGTCCTGGATGTGGACAGACCTCAAACTGCCCACCACACCAGATCACAACGG GTTTGCATCGTTGAGCGTGAACAAGGTTCTGCCTGACAGCATCACAGAGTGGGGGATACAGGCCATCAGCTCCTCCCCACTCACag GTTTCTGCGTAGCCGATCCCTACAAGGTGAAGGTGTCGCGGTCCTTCTTCGTGGACCTGAGGCTGCCGCACTCCGTGGCCAGGAACGAGCACGTGGAGATCAAAGCGGTCGTGTACAACTACGGAAAGGCGGACATGGAG gTCCGAGTGGTGCTGGCGAAGACGGAGAAGATCTGCAGCCTGGCGTACCACGATCAACACGCCCAGGACGTC GTTGTGTCCGCCGGCTCCTCCGTGGCCGTGCCCTTCACCCTGGTGCCCCTGGAGGCCGGCAACCTCGTCCTGGAGGTGGCAGTCCTCAACAAACACTTCCCCACAGGGGACCGCGTCCAGAAGAAGCTgcgggtggtg gtggagggtgtggagcgGACCAAGATCCAGAGTTTTATCTTGGACCCGGCTGCAAAGGGAGACAGCG ATCGTAAACAGGTGGTCACGGTGGACAAGGTGGATCTCCAATCTCTTGTGCCCAACTCAAAACCAGAGACTCGCATCAACATCATTG GGTCTCTGTTGGCCGACGCCATCGAGAACTCGCTGACCTCCGACTCGCTGGCCTCTCTGATCCGCATGCCCGGAGGCTGCGTGGAGCAGAACTTGGCCGGCATCACCTTGCCCCTCATCGTCAACCTCTACCTGGACCGCTCCGACGACT GCCAGGTGGGTGTGCAGCGCAAGAAGGAGGCCATCGACTACATCACCAGAG GTTACGAGAGGCAGCTGATGTATCGTAAACAAGATGACTCTTAC CCCCCCTACAGGAATGAAGGCACAAGCACATG gatcACGGCCTACGTGGTGAAGGTGTTCTCCATGACGTCCAGGAtcagagaggtgggggtggacaaGCAGCACGTGTGTGGTCCTGTCCTCTACCTGCTCAACAACAAGCAGCTGCACAACGGAGCCTTCAGAGAGGACAACCCTGTCTACGACACCTACATGACc ggaggTCTGAGGGGAGCAGAGGCCCAGACCACTCTGGCGTCCTTCATCTTCATAGCTCTGTCTGAGGCCACCGCTGCTAACATGAAGTGTGGATCGCTGGAG GCTGGAATGAGTAAAACAGCCTCCTATCTGAGAAGCATGCTGCCCGTGGGTGGT AGGCCTTACACAGTGGCCATCACCTCCTACGCACTGTCACTGGTAGACCCCCCCAGCTCCTACATGGAACACCTGCTCAGAGCTGCAGCTCCAG GCCGCAGCCATTGGCCAGACAGCGACAGCCACCTGTTCACTCTGGAAGCCACGGGCTACGCCCTGCTGGCGCTGGTGAGGGGCTCCCAACAGGATGCTC GCCCCTTCAGGTGGCTCAACGAACagcggggcggggggcggggctacGGATCCACGCAG CCAACCATGGTTGTGCTCCAAGCCCTGTCCCAGTACCTGACCATAGCCCCGCCCCTGGAGgaccccaccatgctggtcaACATCAAGGTCGCGGGCCGCTCCGACCTGAAGTACAAATTCACCTCCGAGAACAAGTACCTGTCTCGCTCCTCCAAG GTTCCTCTGGACCAGGGGTTCAGCGTGGAGGCCACGGGCCAGGGTCAGGGGGTCTTGGAG gtggtGACCTATTATAACGAGCTTCCTGAGGTGACAGAGAATGCCGCCTGCGAGCATTTTCACCTGGACGTGACCCTCGCGGAATCTAGTG AAAATCCTCCTGCTGATGCACTGAAAACATACACCATCACCATCAACACCAG agagaggatggacatCAGTCTTCCTTCTGGTTTTACTCCAGAGAACGCAGACCTGGACAGG ctGACCAACTCTGTGGACCGCTACATTAACAACTTTGAGGTGGTCGACAACTTGAGAGACAGGG TCCTCATCATTCACCTCTTCAAG CTATCTAACAGTGAGACTGAGACGATCTCCTTCAGAATTCACCAGAACTTCAAAGTGAgccacctccagccctctcctgtcTACATCTACCAGTACTACAACCCTG aACACAACTGCACTCGTTTCTACAACCTCAAAGAGAACCTGGAGCAGCTGGCTCGGGTCTGCACCGACGACTTTTGTCGATGCACACagg GGGACTGCTGTGTGTCCAAGTCCGACGTCCAGACCATCCCTGAGGGCGAGCGAGAGGCCCAGGCCTGTTTGGGCTTACAGCACA TCCTGAAGGTGAAGGTGGTGGACATCACTCTGAGCCAG